A region of Ferruginibacter albus DNA encodes the following proteins:
- a CDS encoding IPT/TIG domain-containing protein codes for MKLKNAMLGIVGGLFALSVGTISCSKDDNPSPGAGTPTISSFTPSSAAAGATVTINGTNLTGATSVKFGGTAATSFTVVSATQITAVVGAGATGTITVTTPGGTATSSTSFTFSAVAQPTSDSVAHAFLLAKWTFDSDSKEFATGTPAAQTVGTVTYTNAGAIGNCATFTNGALVYPIISTIDRDTALQSYTLSMWVNIPASTGSEGLRSLFQINGTRFPDLWGLVSMELANNGVVGDSLAIQSRQVQVDGNAPYVHNQVIGPNNTFGVTGKWTLLTVTYNGNGNNQTITLYVNGNKINQQELTTVTKPETFRIVPTGADAGADNKVTIGTLEFYDLGFTLGNGYGQTAPLAADRPWAQNGITGKIDDIRLFNTAISDGEVMNLYTYGSQGK; via the coding sequence ATGAAACTTAAAAATGCAATGCTCGGTATAGTAGGAGGGTTGTTTGCCCTTTCGGTAGGTACTATATCATGTTCTAAAGACGACAACCCTTCTCCGGGGGCAGGAACTCCAACAATTAGTTCTTTTACGCCAAGTTCAGCTGCGGCAGGTGCTACTGTTACTATTAACGGTACTAACTTAACAGGTGCTACTTCTGTTAAATTTGGTGGTACAGCTGCTACTTCTTTTACTGTTGTTAGCGCTACACAAATTACTGCTGTTGTAGGTGCAGGTGCTACAGGTACAATCACTGTAACAACTCCGGGTGGTACTGCAACATCATCTACTTCATTTACTTTTTCTGCAGTTGCTCAGCCAACTTCTGACTCAGTTGCTCATGCCTTTTTATTAGCTAAATGGACATTTGATAGCGACAGTAAAGAATTTGCTACAGGTACACCTGCAGCACAAACAGTAGGTACAGTTACTTACACTAACGCAGGTGCAATAGGAAACTGTGCAACATTTACAAATGGTGCATTGGTTTATCCTATTATTTCTACAATTGACAGAGACACTGCTTTACAAAGCTATACTCTTTCTATGTGGGTAAACATTCCTGCTTCAACAGGTTCTGAAGGATTACGTTCTTTATTCCAAATCAATGGTACAAGATTCCCAGATCTTTGGGGATTAGTTTCTATGGAATTAGCTAACAACGGTGTTGTAGGAGATTCTTTAGCAATTCAATCAAGACAAGTACAAGTTGATGGTAATGCTCCTTATGTACACAACCAGGTAATTGGCCCAAATAATACATTTGGTGTTACCGGAAAATGGACATTACTTACTGTAACATACAATGGTAATGGCAATAACCAAACAATTACTCTTTATGTAAATGGTAATAAGATCAATCAACAAGAATTAACTACAGTTACAAAACCTGAAACTTTCAGAATCGTTCCAACAGGAGCTGATGCTGGTGCAGATAATAAAGTAACTATAGGTACTTTAGAATTCTATGATCTTGGTTTCACTTTGGGTAACGGTTACGGACAAACAGCTCCTTTGGCTGCCGACAGACCATGGGCTCAAAACGGTATCACCGGTAAGATCGATGATATCAGATTATTCAATACTGCTATAAGTGATGGCGAAGTAATGAATTTATATACTTACGGAAGCCAAG
- a CDS encoding glycoside hydrolase family 97 protein, with translation MSLKRIFILFICFGLLKTAVAQELTAGMGKVKVSFSINEKGMPLYSITYDQKAVINSSSLGFDLVTNAGLTPRPLPFSNGFELTGSEQKSADETWHPVLGEVSTIRDHYNQLTIHLKKKNTDLLLDIVFRVFEDGVGFRYEFPKQKTLNYFTVANELTQFNLAGNYQAFWIPGDYDTNEYPYTKSKISEIDNQPVVNSSTDICVRNVVDRYAVQTPLMMKSDDGLYINIHEAALLNYSAMQLHVDTKTQQLTSSLVPDATGNKAYLKAPCHTPWRTVIVSNKAADILASRMILNLNEPSKIENTSWIKPMKFVGVWWEMQTGKGTWAYSDYADSVDATGKAIPNGKHCGNTNNVKRYIDFAAKNGIDAVLVEGWNTGWEDAFGAWKEKPFDFVTPYPDFNVKELQEYAAKKGVKIIMHNETCGGVTNYERQLDTAFRFMKNNGYSSVKTGYVGKIIPRGEYHDGQWMVNHYVRVAQKAADYNIMIDVHEPMRPTGIQRTYPNWVASEAGRGNEYNAFSHGSPCDHETILPFTRLMGGPMDYTPGIFKLRYYSSDSTRQLHSTLAKQLALYVTIYSPLQMAADLPENYEAHPDAFQFIKDVPVDWDTTNIIAAEPGDYVVMARKGKGTDNWFVGAITDETSRNFTVDLSFLDKGKKYMATVYGDAANADWKTNPEAYAIKKITVTNKSRLSLSLANGGGAAVSIVQVR, from the coding sequence GCTTTTCAATAAATGAAAAGGGAATGCCATTATACAGTATTACATACGATCAAAAAGCTGTTATTAATTCTTCCTCTTTAGGGTTTGATTTAGTGACAAATGCAGGATTGACTCCCCGGCCATTACCTTTCAGCAATGGTTTTGAATTGACCGGCAGCGAACAAAAAAGTGCTGATGAAACCTGGCACCCTGTTCTAGGAGAGGTAAGCACTATACGTGATCACTATAACCAGTTAACAATTCATTTAAAGAAAAAAAACACAGATTTGTTATTGGATATTGTGTTCAGGGTGTTCGAAGATGGTGTAGGGTTTCGATATGAATTCCCTAAGCAAAAAACGCTCAATTATTTTACTGTAGCCAATGAGCTTACTCAGTTTAATTTGGCAGGAAATTACCAGGCTTTTTGGATACCGGGCGACTACGACACTAACGAGTACCCATACACGAAATCAAAAATAAGTGAAATTGATAATCAGCCTGTCGTAAACAGCAGCACAGATATTTGTGTACGCAATGTTGTTGACAGGTATGCAGTACAAACACCATTGATGATGAAATCAGACGATGGATTGTATATAAATATTCATGAAGCAGCTTTGTTGAATTATTCAGCGATGCAATTGCACGTGGATACAAAAACACAACAGCTTACATCCAGTTTAGTTCCGGATGCAACAGGCAATAAAGCATATTTGAAAGCGCCTTGTCATACTCCGTGGAGAACGGTTATTGTGAGTAATAAAGCGGCAGATATATTGGCTTCCAGGATGATCTTAAATTTAAATGAGCCAAGCAAAATTGAAAACACATCGTGGATCAAGCCAATGAAATTTGTAGGTGTTTGGTGGGAGATGCAAACAGGAAAAGGAACCTGGGCTTATTCTGATTATGCTGACAGTGTGGATGCTACCGGAAAAGCTATTCCCAATGGCAAGCATTGCGGTAATACAAATAATGTTAAACGTTATATCGATTTTGCAGCAAAGAATGGAATAGATGCTGTACTGGTAGAAGGATGGAATACAGGTTGGGAAGATGCTTTTGGAGCATGGAAAGAAAAACCTTTCGATTTTGTAACACCGTATCCTGATTTTAATGTTAAAGAGTTGCAGGAGTATGCAGCGAAAAAGGGTGTTAAGATAATCATGCATAATGAAACCTGCGGAGGTGTTACTAATTACGAACGACAATTGGATACTGCTTTTCGCTTTATGAAGAATAATGGCTATAGCTCAGTTAAAACAGGATATGTTGGAAAAATAATTCCAAGAGGAGAGTATCATGACGGTCAATGGATGGTGAATCATTATGTACGCGTAGCACAAAAAGCCGCAGATTATAATATCATGATAGATGTTCATGAGCCGATGCGCCCTACAGGAATCCAACGTACCTATCCAAACTGGGTGGCGAGCGAAGCAGGCAGAGGTAATGAATACAATGCGTTTAGCCATGGAAGCCCATGTGATCATGAAACAATATTACCGTTTACAAGATTAATGGGTGGTCCAATGGATTATACTCCGGGTATATTTAAATTAAGATATTATTCTTCTGATTCAACCCGTCAGTTACATTCTACTTTAGCCAAACAACTGGCATTGTATGTAACTATTTACAGTCCTTTGCAAATGGCGGCAGATCTGCCTGAAAATTATGAAGCACATCCGGATGCGTTTCAATTCATAAAAGATGTTCCGGTTGATTGGGACACTACAAATATCATTGCCGCGGAGCCCGGCGATTATGTGGTAATGGCAAGAAAAGGAAAAGGAACTGATAATTGGTTTGTTGGAGCAATTACAGATGAGACCAGCAGAAATTTTACCGTAGATCTATCTTTTTTGGACAAAGGGAAAAAATATATGGCTACTGTCTACGGAGATGCGGCCAATGCAGACTGGAAAACAAACCCTGAAGCTTATGCAATTAAAAAAATTACTGTAACTAATAAAAGTCGTTTATCACTTTCATTGGCAAATGGAGGTGGTGCTGCGGTTTCTATTGTTCAGGTACGATAG